The following proteins come from a genomic window of Miscanthus floridulus cultivar M001 chromosome 2, ASM1932011v1, whole genome shotgun sequence:
- the LOC136516823 gene encoding tubulin beta-7 chain-like: protein MREILHIQGGQCGNQIGAKFWEVICDEHGIDATGRYAGDSDLQLERINVYYNEASGGRFVPRAVLMDLEPGTMDSLRSGPFGQIFRPDNFVFGQSGAGNNWAKGHYTEGAELIDSVLDVVRKEAENCDCLQGFQVCHSLGGGTGSGMGTLLISKIREEYPDRMMLTFSVFPSPKVSDTVVEPYNATLSVHQLIENADECMVLDNEALYDICFRTLKLATPTFGDLNHLISATMSGVTCCLRFPGQLNSDLRKLAVNLIPFPRLHFFMVGFVPLTSRGSQQYRALTVPELTQQMWDSKNMMCAADPRHGRYLTASAMFRGKMSTKEVDEQMLNVQNKNSSYFVEWIPNNVKSSVCDIPPKGLKMAGTFVGNSTSIQEMFRRVSEQFTAMFRRKAFLHWYTGEGMDEMEFTEAESNMNDLVAEYQQYQDATADEEYEEEEEEEAVAE, encoded by the exons ATGAGGGAGATCCTGCACATCCAGGGCGGGCAGTGCGGGAACCAGATCGGGGCCAAGTTCTGGGAGGTGATCTGCGACGAGCACGGGATCGACGCCACGGGCCGCTACGCGGGGGACTCGGACCTCCAGCTCGAGCGCATCAACGTCTACTACAACGAGGCCAGCGGCGGCCGCTTCGTCCCGCGCGCCGTCCTCATGGACCTCGAACCGGGGACCATGGACTCCTTGCGCTCGGGGCCCTTCGGCCAGATCTTCCGCCCCGACAACTTCGTCTTCGGCCAGTCCGGCGCCGGAAACAACTGGGCCAAGGGACACTACACCGAGGGCGCCGAGCTCATCGACTCCGTCCTCGACGTCGTCCGCAAGGAGGCCGAGAACTGCGACTGCCTCCAAG GTTTTCAAGTTTGCCATTCCTTGGGAGGAGGCACTGGATCTGGCATGGGCACCCTTCTTATTTCCAAGATCAGGGAGGAGTACCCTGACAGAATGATGCTGACCTTCTCTGTATTCCCATCGCCAAAGGTTTCTGATACTGTTGTGGAGCCTTACAATGCTACACTTTCCGTTCATCAACTCATTGAGAATGCTGATGAATGTATGGTGCTTGACAACGAGGCTCTGTATGACATATGCTTCCGCACACTAAAGCTCGCCACCCCTACCT TTGGTGACCTGAACCATCTTATCTCTGCTACCATGAGTGGCGTGACATGCTGCCTGAGGTTCCCTGGTCAGCTCAACTCTGATCTGCGCAAGCTTGCCGTGAACCTGATCCCGTTCCCTCGTCTCCACTTCTTCATGGTCGGCTTCGTCCCGCTGACCTCTCGCGGATCGCAGCAGTACCGTGCCCTCACGGTCCCCGAGCTGACCCAGCAGATGTGGGACTCCAAGAACATGATGTGCGCGGCGGACCCGCGCCACGGCCGGTACCTGACGGCCTCGGCCATGTTCCGCGGGAAGATGAGCACCAAGGAGGTGGACGAGCAGATGCTGAACGTGCAGAACAAGAACTCGTCCTACTTCGTGGAGTGGATCCCCAACAACGTCAAGTCGAGCGTGTGCGACATCCCGCCCAAGGGCCTGAAGATGGCGGGCACCTTCGTGGGGAACTCCACCTCTATCCAGGAGATGTTCCGCCGGGTGAGCGAGCAGTTCACCGCCATGTTCAGGCGCAAGGCCTTCCTGCACTGGTACACGGGCGAGGGCATGGACGAGATGGAGTTCACCGAGGCCGAGAGCAACATGAACGACCTGGTCGCCGAGTACCAGCAGTACCAGGACGCCACCGCCGACGAGGAGtacgaggaagaggaggaagaggaggccgTGGCCGAATAG